The following are from one region of the Flavimobilis soli genome:
- the hemC gene encoding hydroxymethylbilane synthase translates to MTATTVRIGTRASALARTQTGHVADALTSAAAAAGVDVRVKTVPVTTEGDRSRASLAQLGGTGVFVTALRDALLADVCDLAVHSLKDLPTAPAPGLEIVATPERVSPLDALCARDGLDLAGLPRGARVGTGSPRRKAQLLAARPDLEVVDIRGNVETRLARALGADADLHAVVLAAAGLARLGRSDVVSEVLAPDVMMPAPGQGVLAVEQRAGASFPGVAALDHIPTRLAATAERTLLARLEAGCAAPVGALGTVSDDGRTLELQAVVASLDGTRVLRHGASSVCSAAWLPGEPRPTDEELTASLVHDVQSAATLGADLADLLLDLGAADIAPLR, encoded by the coding sequence GTGACCGCCACGACCGTCCGGATCGGCACGCGTGCTTCGGCGCTCGCGCGCACGCAAACGGGGCACGTCGCGGACGCGCTCACGTCGGCGGCCGCGGCAGCGGGCGTGGACGTGCGCGTCAAGACCGTGCCGGTGACGACCGAGGGCGACCGCAGCCGTGCCTCGCTCGCGCAGCTCGGCGGGACGGGCGTGTTCGTCACGGCCTTGCGCGACGCGCTGCTCGCCGACGTGTGCGACCTCGCCGTGCACTCGCTCAAGGACCTGCCCACAGCGCCCGCGCCCGGGCTCGAGATCGTCGCGACGCCCGAGCGGGTGTCGCCGCTCGACGCGCTGTGCGCGCGCGACGGGCTCGACCTCGCGGGGCTGCCGCGCGGGGCTCGGGTCGGGACCGGGTCGCCGCGCCGCAAGGCGCAGCTCCTCGCAGCGCGCCCCGACCTCGAGGTCGTCGACATCCGCGGCAACGTCGAGACGCGCCTCGCGCGGGCCCTGGGTGCGGACGCCGACCTGCACGCCGTCGTCCTCGCTGCCGCCGGGCTCGCCCGGCTCGGGCGCTCCGACGTCGTCTCCGAGGTGCTCGCACCCGACGTGATGATGCCCGCGCCCGGCCAGGGCGTGCTCGCCGTCGAGCAGCGCGCGGGGGCGTCGTTCCCCGGTGTCGCGGCGCTCGACCACATCCCGACCCGCCTCGCCGCGACCGCGGAGCGCACGCTCCTCGCCCGGCTCGAGGCCGGGTGTGCCGCGCCCGTCGGCGCTCTCGGCACCGTGTCCGACGACGGCCGCACCCTCGAGCTGCAGGCCGTCGTCGCGTCCCTCGACGGGACGCGCGTGCTGCGCCACGGCGCCTCCTCCGTCTGCAGCGCCGCCTGGCTGCCCGGCGAACCACGTCCGACGGACGAGGAGCTCACCGCGAGCCTCGTGCACGACGTGCAGAGCGCGGCGACCCTCGGTGCCGACCTCGCCGACCTGCTCCTCGACCTGGGCGCGGCAGACATCGCGCCGCTGCGATGA
- a CDS encoding ferrochelatase, with the protein MSAADLPTPDARTPGEPETVAPDAAPHACACGDGGCGGAPDDEHGLVEVGLDDYLAALREALPTPQPAEPVAYDAVLLVGFGGPEGQDDVIPYLRNVTRGRGIPDERLEEVAVHYRAHGGVSPINQQNRDLRAALVAELEARGLDLPVYWGNRNWDPYLPDTIAEAAENGHTRLLAVVTAAYSSYSGCRQYREDLAAAIEEAGQTGRVTIDKVRQFYDSPGFVEPFVEGVRGALERLRAQDGVAPDGVRVLFATHSIPTAAASATGPQTGTDDEGEYEIPWAEGGAYDAQHYAVADAIMEAVDTTVPWELVYQSRSGNPRTPWLEPDINDRIEELARPVAEREDPEDDQAVDALVIVPLGFVSDHMEVLWDLDNEAMTTAREHAILAERVPTPGVHPAFVRGLVDLVAERTLVTTADGSTAPAGGRCGSATALGPWYDVCRPGCCLNPVAEPLPAVAGEAP; encoded by the coding sequence ATGAGCGCCGCCGACCTCCCCACCCCGGACGCCCGCACGCCCGGCGAGCCCGAGACCGTCGCGCCGGACGCCGCGCCCCACGCCTGCGCGTGCGGCGACGGAGGCTGCGGCGGCGCGCCCGACGACGAGCACGGTCTCGTCGAGGTCGGCCTCGACGACTACCTCGCGGCCCTCCGCGAGGCCCTCCCCACCCCGCAGCCCGCCGAGCCCGTCGCGTACGACGCCGTGCTCCTCGTCGGCTTCGGAGGCCCCGAGGGGCAGGACGACGTCATCCCGTACCTGCGCAACGTCACGCGCGGCCGCGGCATCCCCGACGAGCGCCTCGAAGAGGTCGCCGTGCACTACCGCGCCCACGGCGGCGTCTCACCGATCAACCAGCAGAACCGGGACCTGCGCGCCGCGCTCGTCGCAGAGCTCGAGGCCCGAGGGCTCGACCTGCCGGTCTACTGGGGCAACCGCAACTGGGACCCGTACCTGCCCGACACGATCGCCGAGGCGGCCGAGAACGGCCACACGCGCCTGCTCGCCGTCGTGACCGCGGCGTACTCCTCCTACTCGGGCTGCCGGCAGTACCGCGAGGACCTCGCCGCCGCGATCGAGGAGGCCGGGCAGACCGGTCGGGTGACGATCGACAAGGTGCGCCAGTTCTACGACTCCCCCGGCTTCGTCGAGCCGTTCGTCGAGGGCGTGCGCGGGGCGCTCGAGCGTCTGCGCGCCCAGGACGGCGTCGCTCCCGACGGCGTGCGCGTCCTGTTCGCGACCCACTCGATCCCGACGGCTGCGGCGTCCGCGACCGGCCCGCAGACCGGGACGGACGACGAGGGCGAGTACGAGATCCCGTGGGCCGAGGGCGGCGCGTACGACGCGCAGCACTACGCGGTCGCCGACGCGATCATGGAAGCCGTCGACACGACCGTGCCGTGGGAGCTCGTCTACCAGTCGCGCTCGGGCAACCCGCGCACGCCGTGGCTCGAGCCCGACATCAACGACCGCATCGAGGAGCTCGCCCGGCCGGTCGCCGAGCGGGAGGACCCGGAGGACGACCAGGCCGTCGATGCGCTCGTGATCGTCCCGCTCGGCTTCGTGTCGGACCACATGGAGGTCCTGTGGGACCTCGACAACGAGGCGATGACGACGGCGCGCGAGCACGCGATCCTCGCCGAGCGCGTGCCGACGCCGGGCGTGCACCCGGCCTTCGTGCGCGGGCTCGTCGACCTGGTCGCCGAGCGCACCCTCGTCACGACGGCGGACGGGTCGACCGCCCCGGCGGGCGGACGCTGCGGCTCGGCGACGGCGCTCGGCCCCTGGTACGACGTCTGCCGTCCCGGCTGCTGCCTCAACCCGGTCGCGGAACCGCTGCCCGCGGTCGCGGGTGAGGCGCCGTGA
- the hemQ gene encoding hydrogen peroxide-dependent heme synthase, with translation MTSTDAYGNAVPDTDGPEPVGYTLWAVLRRDESPEARSVAAGAVPAELAAELDAVVARLPEEVRLRGTYDASGLRADSDVIVWLTGPTAEGLQAALRTLRRTELLGALLPTWNALGVHRPAEFTARHLPAFMRDVPPAAWLTVYPFVRSYEWYLLPEEERRTMLADHGRKGRDYPQVLANTVSAFSLGDYEWLLGLEADELTDLVDLMRHLRYTEARRHVRDELPFYTGRRVGSAELAEILVGQA, from the coding sequence ATGACCTCCACGGACGCCTACGGAAATGCAGTCCCGGACACCGACGGGCCCGAGCCCGTCGGGTATACGCTCTGGGCGGTCCTGCGCCGCGACGAGTCGCCCGAAGCGCGCAGCGTCGCAGCCGGCGCTGTCCCGGCCGAGCTCGCCGCCGAGCTCGACGCCGTCGTCGCACGCCTCCCCGAGGAGGTCAGGCTGCGCGGCACGTACGACGCGTCCGGGCTGCGCGCCGACTCCGACGTCATCGTCTGGCTGACGGGCCCCACCGCCGAGGGTCTGCAGGCCGCCCTGCGCACGCTGCGCCGCACCGAGCTGCTCGGCGCACTGCTGCCGACGTGGAACGCGCTCGGGGTGCACCGCCCCGCCGAGTTCACCGCCCGCCACCTGCCCGCGTTCATGCGCGACGTCCCGCCCGCCGCGTGGCTCACCGTCTACCCGTTCGTGCGGTCCTACGAGTGGTACCTGCTGCCCGAGGAGGAGCGGCGCACGATGCTCGCCGACCACGGACGCAAGGGCCGCGACTACCCGCAGGTGCTCGCCAACACCGTCTCCGCGTTCTCGCTCGGCGACTACGAGTGGCTCCTCGGCCTCGAGGCGGACGAGCTCACCGACCTCGTCGACCTCATGCGGCACCTGAGGTACACGGAAGCGCGCAGGCACGTCCGCGACGAGCTGCCGTTCTACACAGGGCGGCGCGTCGGCTCCGCCGAGCTCGCCGAGATCCTGGTGGGTCAGGCATGA
- a CDS encoding protoporphyrinogen/coproporphyrinogen oxidase, whose protein sequence is MSGRAVVVGGGVAGLVLARDLARAGRDVVVLEAREHAGGCVGQVTVTRGGIDGAEPQCPASSPFAQVTLDAGAESFATRSPAVPDLLAELGLADDVVAPSAASAWVRSPDVLTRLPRSGVLGIPGDLADVRRALGTRAWLRARLDAALPARVGTRGDAGVSVGHLVRARLGTRVLRTFVAPVAGGVHSTSADLLDVDAVAPGLRDGVARHGSLVAAASALRQAAPAGAAVAGLRGGMHRMVTALLADLDALGVEVRTATRVARLERTDDGWAVHVVGPSRPGSFEAAVGASSAATVEADDVVVATTSIDAGRLLAPYVPAETIPPVPRGHVNLVTLVLDAPALDAAPRGTGVLVAAGTNAAHGIRAKALTHASAKWSWVADALPPGHHVLRLSYGRLGGEPDPGDASATSLERTALHDAGQLLGVPLTPAHVVGAKVVRFASALPFAATGHRARVARLRDAVGQVPGLHVAGAWVAGTGLSAVVADARRTAAQMTA, encoded by the coding sequence GTGAGCGGACGCGCGGTCGTCGTCGGGGGCGGGGTCGCCGGCCTCGTCCTCGCGCGCGACCTGGCCCGCGCGGGCCGCGACGTCGTCGTCCTCGAGGCGCGCGAGCACGCGGGCGGGTGCGTCGGCCAGGTCACGGTGACGCGCGGCGGTATCGACGGCGCGGAGCCGCAGTGCCCCGCCTCGTCGCCGTTCGCGCAGGTCACGCTCGACGCGGGTGCCGAGTCGTTCGCGACGCGCTCGCCGGCCGTGCCCGACCTCCTCGCCGAGCTGGGCCTCGCCGACGACGTCGTCGCGCCGTCGGCCGCGTCCGCGTGGGTGCGGTCGCCGGACGTCCTGACCCGGCTGCCGCGCTCGGGCGTGCTCGGCATCCCGGGGGACCTGGCCGACGTGCGTCGTGCCCTCGGCACGCGCGCGTGGCTGCGCGCTCGGCTCGACGCCGCCCTGCCCGCGCGCGTCGGCACGCGAGGGGACGCCGGCGTGTCCGTCGGCCATCTCGTGCGGGCCCGCCTCGGCACGCGCGTGCTGCGCACGTTCGTCGCGCCCGTCGCGGGCGGGGTCCACTCGACGTCGGCGGACCTGCTCGACGTCGACGCTGTCGCGCCCGGCCTGCGCGACGGCGTCGCACGGCACGGCTCCCTCGTCGCGGCGGCCTCGGCGCTGCGCCAGGCCGCGCCGGCGGGAGCGGCCGTCGCCGGGCTGCGCGGCGGCATGCACCGGATGGTCACCGCGCTGCTCGCCGACCTCGACGCCCTCGGCGTCGAGGTGCGCACGGCGACGCGCGTCGCGCGGCTCGAGCGGACCGACGACGGCTGGGCCGTGCACGTCGTCGGGCCGTCACGCCCCGGCTCGTTCGAGGCCGCCGTCGGCGCGTCGTCCGCCGCAACGGTCGAGGCCGACGACGTGGTCGTCGCGACGACCTCGATCGACGCGGGGCGCCTCCTCGCGCCCTACGTCCCCGCCGAGACGATCCCGCCCGTGCCGCGCGGTCACGTCAACCTCGTCACGCTCGTCCTCGACGCGCCCGCGCTCGACGCCGCGCCGCGCGGGACGGGCGTCCTCGTCGCCGCGGGGACGAACGCGGCGCACGGCATCCGCGCGAAGGCGCTCACGCACGCGAGCGCCAAGTGGTCGTGGGTCGCCGACGCCCTGCCGCCCGGGCACCACGTCCTGCGGCTCTCGTACGGCCGGCTCGGCGGGGAGCCCGACCCGGGCGACGCCTCCGCGACGTCGCTCGAGCGCACCGCGCTGCACGACGCGGGCCAGCTCCTCGGGGTGCCCCTCACCCCCGCGCACGTGGTCGGGGCGAAGGTGGTGCGGTTCGCGAGCGCGCTGCCGTTCGCGGCCACCGGGCACCGTGCGCGCGTGGCGCGGCTGCGCGACGCCGTCGGGCAGGTCCCGGGGCTGCACGTGGCAGGGGCGTGGGTCGCGGGGACCGGGCTGTCCGCCGTCGTCGCGGACGCGCGGCGCACGGCCGCGCAGATGACCGCCTAG